The proteins below come from a single Rosa rugosa chromosome 2, drRosRugo1.1, whole genome shotgun sequence genomic window:
- the LOC133730633 gene encoding uncharacterized protein LOC133730633 has protein sequence MDLIHQVPVYAQFLKSLCMNKKKFKADETFELKKEVSAIIQRRLPPKMQDSGSFTIGCTTGEKVFEGALIDLGASVNLMLLAIYRKLQIGELKPTSIRLQLADRSTIHLVGVVEDVLVRINKFILPADFVVLDMGEDPYLDNELPIILG, from the coding sequence ATGGACCTCATTCATCAAGTGCCGGTGTATGCTCAATTTCTCAAGAGCTTGTGCATgaataaaaagaaatttaaaGCTGATGAGACATTTGAGTTGAAGAAGGAAGTAAGTGCAATAATCCAAAGAAGGCTACCACCAAAGATGCAAGATTCGGGGAGCTTTACAATAGGGTGTACTACAGGAGAGAAAGTGTTTGAAGGAGCTCTCATAGACTTAGGGGCGAGTGTCAATTTGATGCTCTTAGCTATATACCGGAAGCTACAAATTGGTGAGTTGAAGCCCACATCAATTAGATTGCAACTAGCGGATCGTAGCACAATACATCTGGTGGGAGTTGTAGAGGAtgtgttagtgagaataaataaatttattctACCTGCCGACTTTGTAGTGTTGGATATGGGTGAAGACCCCTACCTTGATAATGAGTTACCTATCATTCTAGGCTGA
- the LOC133727976 gene encoding uncharacterized protein LOC133727976 isoform X1, with the protein MSGCMLFLQLFYFDCVGYSASMVSKSVHPVVAWTKKTCRSMIEWISSQGGSHDGCVYISNSVGTKIWENLESDYGCQLARESVPEDVLKALFQIYGVQNEVWLVSSKMGCMEANIERVRKIIFEIGKILREMNVGVRGQLQSYTMKIGNGNEFGSVDDGSVIGIDTEPWQKRPLSSYFDGVLWHQGAYDEAAEEGDRYVEDTGADVGLKPGPVSIDDGNVGKEEDRFSLKGNLSRTEWTLLKFLFEKPARGQDKCRDEVARFGEWIMSTAEFDCLCLGNKISSKVINISAAYLFEKESDSWFLPTNFGDQACYKNQSSKVETSLASIISECGLHRFNRRLKWCSKIFIPIHDKMSEHWFLVVTRVSEKVVEIWDSNTDIVSFPRRHQMARDVILLMQKVFASDMKKPSDVYYQFSSFETKQPDCNPSNNIDWKSGVYLIRHMQLYGQPWFEGVCNVIHNLCEHVVHHRIWIYGYGTTNLMNLEQFQSNKYRSALALGIMNNPKNEALKVVTESADVSHSRSKNTLNGRDNCTGPSGDNMEAETDSELPNSDNNVNIPSGRKFRSHRKRKDLGASLTPLFPYF; encoded by the exons ATGAGTGGTTGCATGCTGTTCCTacaattattttattttgattgtgTTGGTTATAGTGCGTCCATGGTGTCGAAATCAGTTCACCCTGTTGTTGCATGGACCAAGAAGACGTGTCGGAGCATGATTGAGTGGATAAGTTCACAAGGGGGAAGCCACGACGGTTGTGTTTATATATCCAACAGTGTTGGTACGAAAATATGGGAGAATCTGGAATCAGACTATGGTTGCCAACTCGCGCGTGAAAGTGTGCCTGAAGACGTGTTGAAGGCCTTGTTTCAAATATACGGGGTGCAAAATGAAGTTTGGTTGGTGTCTTCAAAGATGGGATGTATGGAGGCCAACATTGAGAGGGTGAGGAAGATAATATTTGAAATTGGAAAAATATTGCGTGAAATGAATGTTGGTGTTAGAGGACAGCTTCAGTCGTACACAATGAAAATAGGAAATGGAAATGAGTTTGGAAGTGTCGATGATGGGAGTGTAATTGGTATTGATACCGAACCGTGGCAGAAACGTCCACTGTCCTCATATTTTGATGGAGTATTATGGCACCAAGGAGCGTACGATGAAGCAGCAGAAGAG GGTGATAGGTATGTGGAGGACACAGGTGCGGATGTTGGACTGAAACCAGGTCCTGTCTCCATAGATGATGGTAATGTTGGAAAGGAGGAAGATAGGTTCTCATTGAAGGGAAATCTTTCACGCACTGAGTGGACATTGTTGAAGTTTCTATTTGAGAAGCCTGCGAGAGGACAAGATAAGTGTAG GGATGAAGTTGCTCGGTTTGGAGAATGGATAATGTCCACAGCTGAATTTGATTGTTTGTGTCTGGGGAATAAAATTTCCAGCAAG GTGATAAACATATCGGCAGCATACTTGTTTGAAAAGGAGTCCGACTCATGGTTCCTCCCAACCAATTTTGGG GATCAAGCTTGTTATAAAAACCAGTCATCGAAAGTGGAGACATCGTTGGCATCAATCATATCGGAATGTGGCCTGCATAGGTTTAATCGGCGGTTGAAGTGGTGTTCTAAG ATATTCATCCCCATCCATGATAAAATGTCAGAACATTGGTTTTTGGTTGTTACGAGAGTTTCTGAAAAAGTGGTGGAGATTTGGGATAGCAATACTGATATTGTTTCCTTTCCTAGAAGGCATCAGATGGCACGAGATGTG ATATTGCTCATGCAAAAAGTTTTTGCAAGCGATATGAAAAAACCCAGTGATGTTTATTACCAATTTTCGTCATTTGAAACTAAGCAACCAGATTGTAACCCAAGCAACAACATTGATTGGAAAAGTGGCGTCTACCTGATAAGGCACATGCAGTTGTACGGTCAACCATGGTTTGAAGGGGTATGTAATGTTATCCACAATTTGTGTGAACACGTTGTACATCACCGTATATGGATATATGGATATGGTACTACTAATTTGATGAACTTGGAACAGTTTCAGTCCAATAAGTATAGGAGTGCGCTAGCCTTAGGGATTATGAACAATCCAAAGAATGAAGCACTGAAGGTGGTGACTGAGTCGGCTGATGTATCACACAGTCGTTCCAAAAACACGTTAAATGGCAGAGATAATTGTACTGGACCATCGGGAGATAACATGGAAGCTGAAACGGATTCCGAACTACCCAACTCTGACAATAATGTGAATATCCCAAGTGGAAGGAAGTTCCGCTCTCACCGGAAGCGAAAGGACCTAGGAGCATCATTGACACCACTTTTCCCATATTTCTAA
- the LOC133727976 gene encoding uncharacterized protein LOC133727976 isoform X2 produces MSGCMLFLQLFYFDCVGYSASMVSKSVHPVVAWTKKTCRSMIEWISSQGGSHDGCVYISNSVGTKIWENLESDYGCQLARESVPEDVLKALFQIYGVQNEVWLVSSKMGCMEANIERVRKIIFEIGKILREMNVGVRGQLQSYTMKIGNGNEFGSVDDGSVIGIDTEPWQKRPLSSYFDGVLWHQGAYDEAAEEGDRYVEDTGADVGLKPGPVSIDDGNVGKEEDRFSLKGNLSRTEWTLLKFLFEKPARGQDKCRDEVARFGEWIMSTAEFDCLCLGNKISSKVINISAAYLFEKESDSWFLPTNFGDQACYKNQSSKVETSLASIISECGLHRFNRRLKWCSKIFIPIHDKMSEHWFLVVTRVSEKVVEIWDSNTDIVSFPRRHQMARDVILLMQKVFASDMKKPSDVYYQFSSFETKQPDCNPSNNIDWKSGVYLIRHMQLYGQPWFEGFQSNKYRSALALGIMNNPKNEALKVVTESADVSHSRSKNTLNGRDNCTGPSGDNMEAETDSELPNSDNNVNIPSGRKFRSHRKRKDLGASLTPLFPYF; encoded by the exons ATGAGTGGTTGCATGCTGTTCCTacaattattttattttgattgtgTTGGTTATAGTGCGTCCATGGTGTCGAAATCAGTTCACCCTGTTGTTGCATGGACCAAGAAGACGTGTCGGAGCATGATTGAGTGGATAAGTTCACAAGGGGGAAGCCACGACGGTTGTGTTTATATATCCAACAGTGTTGGTACGAAAATATGGGAGAATCTGGAATCAGACTATGGTTGCCAACTCGCGCGTGAAAGTGTGCCTGAAGACGTGTTGAAGGCCTTGTTTCAAATATACGGGGTGCAAAATGAAGTTTGGTTGGTGTCTTCAAAGATGGGATGTATGGAGGCCAACATTGAGAGGGTGAGGAAGATAATATTTGAAATTGGAAAAATATTGCGTGAAATGAATGTTGGTGTTAGAGGACAGCTTCAGTCGTACACAATGAAAATAGGAAATGGAAATGAGTTTGGAAGTGTCGATGATGGGAGTGTAATTGGTATTGATACCGAACCGTGGCAGAAACGTCCACTGTCCTCATATTTTGATGGAGTATTATGGCACCAAGGAGCGTACGATGAAGCAGCAGAAGAG GGTGATAGGTATGTGGAGGACACAGGTGCGGATGTTGGACTGAAACCAGGTCCTGTCTCCATAGATGATGGTAATGTTGGAAAGGAGGAAGATAGGTTCTCATTGAAGGGAAATCTTTCACGCACTGAGTGGACATTGTTGAAGTTTCTATTTGAGAAGCCTGCGAGAGGACAAGATAAGTGTAG GGATGAAGTTGCTCGGTTTGGAGAATGGATAATGTCCACAGCTGAATTTGATTGTTTGTGTCTGGGGAATAAAATTTCCAGCAAG GTGATAAACATATCGGCAGCATACTTGTTTGAAAAGGAGTCCGACTCATGGTTCCTCCCAACCAATTTTGGG GATCAAGCTTGTTATAAAAACCAGTCATCGAAAGTGGAGACATCGTTGGCATCAATCATATCGGAATGTGGCCTGCATAGGTTTAATCGGCGGTTGAAGTGGTGTTCTAAG ATATTCATCCCCATCCATGATAAAATGTCAGAACATTGGTTTTTGGTTGTTACGAGAGTTTCTGAAAAAGTGGTGGAGATTTGGGATAGCAATACTGATATTGTTTCCTTTCCTAGAAGGCATCAGATGGCACGAGATGTG ATATTGCTCATGCAAAAAGTTTTTGCAAGCGATATGAAAAAACCCAGTGATGTTTATTACCAATTTTCGTCATTTGAAACTAAGCAACCAGATTGTAACCCAAGCAACAACATTGATTGGAAAAGTGGCGTCTACCTGATAAGGCACATGCAGTTGTACGGTCAACCATGGTTTGAAGGG TTTCAGTCCAATAAGTATAGGAGTGCGCTAGCCTTAGGGATTATGAACAATCCAAAGAATGAAGCACTGAAGGTGGTGACTGAGTCGGCTGATGTATCACACAGTCGTTCCAAAAACACGTTAAATGGCAGAGATAATTGTACTGGACCATCGGGAGATAACATGGAAGCTGAAACGGATTCCGAACTACCCAACTCTGACAATAATGTGAATATCCCAAGTGGAAGGAAGTTCCGCTCTCACCGGAAGCGAAAGGACCTAGGAGCATCATTGACACCACTTTTCCCATATTTCTAA